One window of Camelina sativa cultivar DH55 chromosome 4, Cs, whole genome shotgun sequence genomic DNA carries:
- the LOC104782959 gene encoding protein ENDOSPERM DEFECTIVE 1-like, with translation MEAKISRSMAHPSTPAITAPTPVPPPSTRRPRVREVSSRFMSPSSSSSSSSSSSSAAGDLHHHQHQRSTSAQRMRRQLKMQDGDENRPTETARSLDSPFPIQQLDGGKNPKQQIRSKPLKENGHRLDTPTATAMLLPPPSRSRINQQRLLTASAATRLLRSSLSSSTDGEEDSNRSNGSDLFPTIRNQAKVLNTPNASPLSRSLSSDDASMFREVRASLSLKNGVGLSLPPVAPNSKIQADTKKQKKFLGQQADVHSLKLLHNRCLQWRFANANAEVKTQAQKAQAERMFYSLGLKMSELSDSVQKKRIELQRLRRLKAVTEIVESQTPYLEQWAVLEEEFSTSLSETTEALVNASLRLPLDSKTKVETKELAEALAVASKSMEGIVHNIGNLLPKTQEMETLMSELARVSSREKASVEDCRVALLKTHSSQIEECYLRSQLIQHQKKCVQQE, from the exons ATGGAGGCGAAAATCAGCCGATCTATGGCACATCCATCTACACCGGCGATTACTGCTCCGACGCCTGTTCCTCCACCGTCGACGAGGCGACCGAGAGTGAGGGAGGTGAGCTCGAGGTTCATGTCTCCCTCTTCCTCGTCGTCTTcgtcatcttcctcctcttccgcCGCCGGAGATCTGCATCATCACCAACACCAGAGGTCGACTTCGGCTCAGAGGATGAGACGGCAGTTGAAAATGCAAGACGGCGACGAGAATCGTCCTACCGAGACGGCGCGTAGCTTAGACTCGCCGTTTCCAATTCAACAACTCGACGGGGGTAAAAACCCTAAGCAGCAGATTCGATCTAAGCCGTTGAAAGAGAACGGCCACCGTCTCGACACTCCAACAGCGACGGCGATGTTGTTGCCGCCTCCGTCTAGATCAAGGATTAATCAACAGCGTTTGCTTACCGCCTCCGCCGCGACGAGGCTTCTCCGATCAAGCCTATCTTCGTCTACAGACGGTGAAGAAGACAGTAACAGATCCAACGGCTCAGATCTGTTTCCAACAATCAGGAACCAGGCAAAGGTTTTGAACACTCCCAACGCCTCACCTCTTTCTCGATCCCTGAGTTCCGACGATGCTTCCATGTTTCGAGAGGTAAGAGCTTCATTGTCGCTTAAAAATGGGGTTGGTTTGTCATTGCCTCCGGTGGCTCCTAATTCGAAGATTCAAGCTGAtacaaagaagcagaagaaattTTTAGGACAACAAGCTGATGTACATTCTCTGAAACTGCTCCATAACCGCTGCTTGCAATGGAGATTTGCCAACGCAAATGCTGAGGTCAAAACACAGGCTCAGAAAGCACAAGCCGAG AGAATGTTTTATTCCCTTGGTTTGAAAATGTCAGAGTTGTCCGATTCTGTACAGAAGAAACGCATAGAACTCCAACGTTTACGGAGACTTAAGGCTGTTACAGAGATTGTAGAGTCTCAA ACTCCCTATTTGGAGCAATGGGCTGTCCTTGAAGAAGAATTCTCAACTTCACTATCAGAGACAACTGAAGCGTTGGTGAATGCTTCATTGCGTTTACCTCTGGATTCAAAAACTAAg GTTGAGACTAAAGAGTTAGCAGAAGCACTTGCTGTCGCTTCAAAGTCTATGGAAGGCATTGTGCATAACATTGGAAATCTTTTGCCTAAG ACACAAGAGATGGAGACTTTGATGTCGGAACTAGCAAGAGTAAGCAGCAGAGAAAAAGCATCAGTAGAAGATTGCAGAGTTGCACTGCTTAAAACACATTCATCACAG ATTGAAGAATGCTATCTCAGAAGTCAGCTTATCCAGCACCAGAAGAAATGCGTTCAGCAAGAGTGA
- the LOC104782963 gene encoding uncharacterized protein LOC104782963, producing MGNSSSSQSTSPSLPIDSTFNLPFALPSWPSGEGFAKGRIDLGGLEVCQVETFKKVWTVYEGGQDNLGATFFEPSSVPQGFSILGFYAQPNNRNLFGWTLVGKDLSGDSLRPPVDYLLLWSGKSTKVENNGVETGYFWQPVPPDGYNAVGLIVTTSDEKPPLEKIRCVRSDLTDQSESDAQIWETNGFRVSSSKPVNRGTQASGVCVGTFFASSTNPTLPCLKNNKFDFSCMPRKPQVDSLFQAYAPWIYFHEDEKYLPASVNWFFSNGALLYKKGDESNPVPVEPNGSNLPQGESNDGLYWLDLPVAPDARKRVQGGDLQSMEVYLHIKSVFGGTFTDVAVWMFYPFNGPSRAKLKAITIPLGRIGEHIGDWEHFTLRISNFNGKLHRMYLSQHSGGKWIDAPEIEYQGGGNKPVAYASLKGHAMYSKPGLVLQGKDNVGIRNDTGKSEKVIDTAVRFSVVAAEYMRGGEVEEPAWLNYMRHWGPKINYGHEDEIRGVEKIMVGESLKNVFRSAIKGLPNEVFGEEGPTGPKLKRNWLGDEV from the exons ATGGGTAACAGCTCATCTTCTCAAAGTACATCACCATCTTTGCCGATTGATTCCACGTTCAATCTCCCTTTTGCATTACCATCTTGGCCTTCAG GAGAAGGATTTGCGAAAGGCAGAATAGATTTGGGAGGTCTTGAAGTTTGCCAAGTAGAAACATTTAAAAAAGTATGGACCGTATACGAAGGAGGACAAGATAATCTCGGAGCCACTTTCTTTGAGCCGTCTTCAGTACCTCAAGGCTTTTCGATTCTCGGCTTCTACGCTCAACCTAATAACCGCAATCTTTTCGGATGGACGCTTGTCGGAAAAGATCTCTCGGGCGACTCTTTAAGACCGCCTGTggattatcttcttctttggagcGGCAAATCTACCAAGGTAGAGAACAACGGGGTTGAAACAGGATACTTTTGGCAGCCTGTACCTCCTGATGGTTACAATGCAGTGGGCCTAATCGTGACAACCTCGGATGAGAAACCTCCCCTAGAAAAGATCCGTTGTGTTCGTTCCGACCTGACTGATCAATCCGAGTCTGACGCTCAGATATGGGAAACtaatgggtttagggtttcaagTTCTAAACCTGTTAACAGAGGAACACAAGCCTCTGGAGTCTGTGTTGGCACGTTCTTCGCAAGCTCTACAAACCCGACTTTACCCTGTCTGAAAAACAACAAGTTCGATTTTTCTTGTATGCCAAGAAAGCCCCAGGTCGATAGTCTGTTTCAAGCTTACGCCCCTTGGATCTATTTCCACGAAGATGAGAAGTACCTCCCAGCGTCTGTTAACTGGTTCTTCAGCAACGGTGCCTTGCTTTACAAGAAAGGCGATGAATCAAACCCAGTTCCAGTTGAACCAAACGGCTCAAACCTTCCCCAAGGTGAATCCAACGACGGTCTCTATTGGTTAGACCTACCTGTTGCCCCCGACGCAAGAAAACGAGTCCAAGGTGGTGATTTACAGAGCATGGAAGTGTATCTTCATATAAAATCCGTTTTCGGTGGAACCTTCACAGACGTAGCCGTGTGGATGTTTTATCCATTCAACGGCCCATCACGGGCCAAGCTGAAGGCCATTACAATCCCGTTGGGGAGAATCGGCGAACACATTGGAGACTGGGAACATTTCACTCTCCGAATAAGTAACTTCAACGGCAAGCTACATCGGATGTATCTGTCGCAGCACAGCGGAGGAAAGTGGATCGATGCTCCGGAGATCGAGTATCAAGGCGGAGGAAATAAACCGGTGGCTTATGCTTCTTTGAAAGGACACGCAATGTACTCAAAAccgggacttgtgttgcaaggCAAAGACAATGTGGGGATTAGGAACGATACCGGAAAGAGTGAAAAAGTTATTGATACGGCGGTTAGATTCAGCGTTGTTGCAGCGGAGTATATGAGAGGAGGAGAAGTGGAGGAGCCGGCTTGGTTGAATTATATGAGACATTGGGgaccaaaaattaattatggTCATGAAGATGAGATTAGAGGAGTGGAGAAGATTATGGTTGGGGAGAGTCTTAAGAACGTGTTTAGGAGTGCGATTAAAGGATTGCCTAATGAGGTCTTTGGAGAGGAAGGACCTACTGGTCCAAAGCTGAAACGTAATTGGTTAGGCGATGAAGTTTGA
- the LOC104782958 gene encoding methionine aminopeptidase 2A-like — protein sequence MEDEKHNTEAESSNGKETQLASDLTKNLDLDEDEKEEYEVKAETSTKKKKKKSKSKKKKNSLQQTDPPSIPVLELYPSGEFPEGEIQHYKDDHLWRTTSEEKREMERLQKPIYNSLRQAAEVHRQVRKYVRNILKPGMLMIDLCETLEDTVRKLISENGLQAGIAFPTGCSLNNVAAHWTPNSGDKTVLQYDDVMKLDFGTHIDGHIVDSAFTVAFNPMFDPLLAASREATYTGIKEAGVDVRLCDVGAAIQEVMESYEVEINGKVYQVKSIRNLKGHSIGRYRIHAEKSVPNVRGGEQTKMEEGELYAIETFGSTGKGYVREDLECSHYMKNYDVGHVPLRLPRAKQLLATINKNFSTLAFCRRYLDRLGETKYLMALKNLCDSGIIEPCPPVCDVKGSYVSQFEHTILLRPTCKEVICKGDDY from the exons ATGGAGGATGAGAAGCATAATACTGAAGCCGAGTCCTCTAATGGAAAAGAGACTCAATTAGCTTCTGACTTAACCAAGAATcttgatcttgatgaagatgagaaagaagaatatgaagTGAAAG CTGAGACttcaacgaagaagaaaaagaagaaaagtaaaagcAA gaagaagaagaattctctTCAACAGACTGATCCACCTTCAATTCCTGTTCTTGAGCTCTACCCTTCTGGTGAGTTTCCTGAAGGTGAAATCCAACACTACAAGGATGA TCATTTGTGGAGGACAACATctgaggagaaaagagagatgGAGCGGCTGCAAAAACCGATATATAACTCTCTTCGCCAAGCAGCGGAAGTTCATCGTCAAGTTAGGAAGTATGTGAGAAACATATTGAAACCTGGAATGTTGATGATTGATCTCTGTGAGACTTTAGAGGACACTGTTCGTAAGTTGATATCAGAGAATGGTCTTCAAGCTGGTATTGCATTCCCTACAGGGTGTTCTCTGAATAA TGTTGCTGCCCATTGGACACCAAACTCTGGAGATAAGACTGTCCTTCAGTATGATGATGTGATGAAGTTGGATTTTGGAACACATATCGATG GACACATCGTGGATTCTGCTTTCACTGTTGCGTTCAATCCTATGTTTGATCCTCTTTTAGCAGCCTCGCGTGAAGCAACATATACTGGTATTAAG GAAGCCGGGGTAGATGTCCGGCTCTGTGATGTTGGTGCTGCAATTCAGGAGGTCATGGAGTCTTATGAGGTTGAAATCAATGGAAAAGTATACCAAG TCAAAAGTATCAGAAATCTGAAAGGGCACAGCATTGGACGCTATCGGATACACGCTGAAAAATCTGTTCCTAATGTTAGAGGAGGCGAGCAGACGAAAATGGAAGAGGGTGAACTATATGCCATTGAAACTTTTGGATCAACCG GGAAAGGATATGTGAGAGAAGACTTGGAGTGTAGCCATTACATGAAAAACTACGATGTGGGACATGTCCCTTTGAGGTTACCAAGAGCGAAACAACTCCTTGCTACCATAAACAAGAACTTCTCCACTCTAGCCTTCTGCAGACGCTATTTGGACCGTCTTGGTGAAACAAAATACTTGATGGCATTAAAAAATCTTTGTGATTCTGGCATAATTGAG CCATGTCCTCCAGTTTGTGATGTGAAAGGAAGCTATGTTTCTCAGTTTGAGCATACAATCTTGTTGCGGCCAACTTGCAAAGAGGTTATTTGCAAAGGAGACGATTATTGA
- the LOC104782955 gene encoding histone-lysine N-methyltransferase ASHH3, whose translation MPATKKISDRNHLGKVFNKLLNQIGDSQEFELPDWLNKGKPTPYIFIRRNIYLTKKVKKRVEDDGIFCSCSSSSPGSSSSSTVCGSNCHCGMLFSTCSSSCKCGSECNNKPFQQRHVKKMKLIQTEKCGSGIVAEEEIKPGKFIIEYVGEVIDDKTCEERLWKMKHRGETNFYLCEINRDMVIDATHKGNKSRYINHSCNPNTQMQKWIIDGETRIGIFATRGVKKGEHLTYDYQFVQFGADQDCHCGAVGCRMKLGVKPSKPKVASDEAFHLVAHEVAQTQAQPNVHQNGHIHAGKSWNNLSKGKICSRNCIGEVIRLSRPMSDRCFGLVRHFDVYSRKHSVMFEDGVTEFIDMSREDWEIVTV comes from the exons ATGCCCGCTACCAAAAAG ATTTCGGACAGGAATCACTTAGGGAAAGTGTTCAACAAGCTATTGAATCAGATTGGAGATTCTCAAGAATTTGAGTTGCCAGATTGGTTGAACAAAGGGAAACCTACTCCTTACATCTTCATCAGGCGCA ATATTTACTTGACGAAGAAAGTCAAAAAGAGAGTTGAAGATGATGGAATCTTCTGTTCTTGCTCCTCCTCTTCCcctggttcttcttcttcttcaactgtCTGTGGCAGTAACTGCCATTGTGG GATGCTATTCTCAACCTGTTCCTCAAGTTGCAAGTGTGGGAGTGAGTGTAACAATAAGCCATTCCAACAACGCCATGTCAAGAAGATGAAGTTAATTCAG ACAGAAAAATGCGGATCAGGGAttgttgcagaagaagaaatcaaacctgGAAAGTTTATCATTGAATATGTTGGAGAAG TTATAGATGATAAGACTTGTGAAGAGAGACTTTGGAAGATGAAACACCGTGGCGAGACAAACTTTTACTTATGTGAGATTAACAGAGATATGGTGATTGATGCTACTCACAAGGGGAACAAATCTAGATATATCAATCATAGTTGCAACCCCAATACGCAGATGCAGAAATG GATTATAGACGGCGAGACAAGAATCGGCATTTTTGCTACGCGTGGCGTAAAGAAGGGAGAACATTTGACATATGATTATCA GTTTGTTCAGTTTGGTGCAGATCAAGACTGTCATTGTGGAGCCGTAGGTTGCAGAATGAAGCTTGGGGTAAAACCTAGCAAACCTAAGGTAGCCTCGGATGAAGCTTTTCATCTAGTGGCACATGAAGTGGCCCAGACTCAGGCTCAGCCCAAT GTGCATCAAAATGGACATATACATGCAG GAAAATCATGGAACAATCTTAGTAAAGGGAAAATATGTTCTCGTAATTGCATTGGTGAAGTGATCAGGTTATCTCGCCCCATGAGTGATAG GTGTTTTGGCCTGGTTAGACATTTTGATGTGTATTCAAGAAAGCACTCG GTAATGTTCGAGGATGGTGTTACGGAGTTTATAGACATGTCGAGGGAAGATTGGGAGATTGTAACTGTCTAA
- the LOC104782960 gene encoding pre-mRNA-splicing factor CWC25 homolog: MGMKFLNKKGWHTGSLRNIETVWKAEQKQEAEEKKLEELRLQLSQERERNEFRALQEQAGLVPRQERLEFLYESGLAVGKGSSSGHGVSFQKEEQPLAKAEAGNSASEKPDPSAPGALFEEKVQSANDSWRKLHSDPLLLIKQREQDALAKIKNNPVKMALIRKSVEEKGKGKDGDIKEHKKKHKRKSGKHHKKSSSRYSSDSEEDSDEENNERKSHYQKTSGKSHDKHYERPRSDSEDESKGKGSRDRHYGRRRSELDDEFKRRESKDNHYERRRSDLDDESKRRVSHDKHNERRRSDLDDESKIRESHDKHIERRRSDLDDESKSRESHDKRRRSGLDDEAKGRESHTEIRASEKYRNHSPKGSLERENIKSYGQEDKKRKIEDLDNGERPSKENEYQNRRRKGGSKLSEEERAARLKQMQMDAEVHEEQRWRRIKKADETDAVEADKNKVSTGKSFLDDANKSVYGIEKGGSSTIEESVRRRSYYSQRGTAAEGNAFRR; this comes from the exons ATGGGGATGAAATTTCTGAACAAGAAGGGATGGCATACGGGGAGTCTCCGTAACATCGAGACCGTATGGAAGGCTGAGCAGAAACAAGAGGCCGAAGAGAAGAAGCTTGAGGAGCTTCGTCTCCAGCTCTCGCAGGAGAGGGAGCGTAATGAGTTTCGCGCTCTCCAGGAACAAGCCGGTCTCGTCCC GAGACAAGAGAGATTGGAGTTTCTGTATGAATCAGGATTAGCTGTAGGGAAAGGGAGCAGTTCAGGTCATGGTGTTTCGTTTCAGAAAGAAGAGCAGCCTTTAGCCAAAGCTGAAGCTGGTAATAGTGCTAGTGAGAAGCCTGATCCGTCAGCTCCTGGTGCGCTGTTTGAGGAGAAGGTGCAATCTGCTAATGATTCTTGGAGGAAACTTCATTCTGACCCTTTGCTTCTCATCAAGCAGCGTGAGCAGGATGCCCTTGccaaaatcaagaacaatcctgtGAAAATGGCTCTTATTCGCAAATCT gtagaagaaaaaggaaagggTAAAGATGGAGACATAAAGGAGCACAAGAAAAAGCATAAGCGTAAAAGTGGAAAGCATCACAAGAAATCTTCATCCAGATACAGTTCTGATTCGGAGGAAGATTCTGATGAAGAGAATAATGAAAGAAAATCCCACTATCAGAAAACGTCAGGGAAATCCCATGACAAACACTATGAGAGACCAAGGTCAGATTCAGAGGATGAGTCAAAAGGAAAAGGAAGTCGTGATAGGCACTATGGGAGAAGAAGGTCAGAATTGGATGATGAGTTTAAAAGACGAGAAAGTAAGGATAATCACTATGAGAGACGAAGGTCAGATCTGGATGATGAGTCCAAAAGAAGAGTAAGTCATGATAAGCACAATGAGAGACGAAGGTCAGATTTGGATGATGAGTCCAAAATTAGAGAGAGTCATGATAAGCACATTGAGAGACGAAGGTCAGATTTGGATGATGAGTCCAAAAGCAGAGAAAGTCATGACAAGAGACGAAGGTCAGGTTTGGATGACGAAgcaaaaggaagagaaagtCATACAGAAATTCGAGCCAGTGAGAAATATAGGAATCACTCCCCTAAAGGCAGTTTGGAGAGGGAAAACATTAAGAGTTATGGTCAAGAggataagaaaaggaaaatagaggATTTAGACAATGGAGAGCGTCCCTCTAAGGAGAATGAATACCAGAATAGACGCCGGAAAGGTGGCTCTAAGctatcagaagaagagagagctgCTAGATTGAAGCAAATGCAAATGGATGCAGAGGTACACGAGGAGCAAAGGTGGAGAAGAATAAAGAAAGCTGATGAGACTGATGCAGTGGAAGCTGATAAGAACAAAGTATCCACGGGCAAAAGCTTTTTGGACGATGCGAATAAAAGTGTGTATGGAATTGAGAAAGGCGGGAGCTCAACTATCGAAGAAAGCGTGCGTCGAAGAAGCTATTATTCACAGCGTGGGACTGCAGCTGAAGGCAATGCGTTTCGCCGCTGA
- the LOC104782957 gene encoding methylenetetrahydrofolate reductase 2, with the protein MKVIDKIQSLADEGKTAFSFEFFPPKTEDGVDNLFERMDRMVAYGPTFCDITWGAGGSTADLTLDIASRMQNVVCVESMMHLTCTNMPVEKIDHALETIRSNGIQNVLALRGDPPHGQDKFVQVEGGFGCALDLVNHIRTKYGDYFGITVAGYPEAHPDVIGENGLASNEAYQSDLEYLKKKVDAGADLIVTQLFYDTDIFLKFVSDCRQIGINCPIVPGIMPINNYRGFLRMTGFCKTKIPVEVMAALEPIKDNEEAVKAYGIHLGTEMCKKMLAHGIKSLHLYTLNMEKSALAILMNLGMIDESKISRSLPWRRPANVFRTKEDVRPIFWANRPKSYISRTKGWEDFPQGRWGDSRSASYGALSDHQFSRPRARDKKLQQEWAVPLKSVEDIQEKFKELCLGNLKSSPWSELDGLQPETKIINEQLVNINSKGFLTINSQPSVNAERSDSPTVGWGGPVGYVYQKAYLEFFCSKEKLDAVVEKCKALPSITFMAVNKGENWVSNTAQSDVNAVTWGVFPAKEIIQPTIVDPASFKVWKDEAFETWSRSWANLYPEADPSRNLLDEVKNSYYLVSLVENDYINGNIFAVFADL; encoded by the exons ATGAAGGTGATAGACAAGATCCAATCACTAGCCGACGAAGGCAAAACAGCTTTCTCCTTTGAGTTCTTCCCACCAAAGACAGAAGATGGAGTCGACAATCTCTTTGAGCGGATGGATCGAATGGTCGCTTATGGTCCAACGTTCTGCGATATCACTTGGGGAGCTGGTGGATCTACAGCAGATCTAACCCTTGACATCGCTTCGAGGATGCAGAACGTTGTTTGCGTTGAGAGTATGATGCATCTAACTTGCACTAACATGCCTGTTGAGAAGATTGATCATGCCCTTGAGACGATTAGATCTAATGGGATTCAGAATGTGCTTGCCCTTAGAGGTGATCCTCCTCATGGTCAGGATAAATTTGTTCAGGTTGAAGGTGGTTTCGGCTGTGCTTTGGATCTGGTTAATCATATTCGGACCAAGTATGGTGATTACTTTGGTATCACTGTTGCTGGTTATCCTG AGGCTCATCCTGATGTTATTGGTGAGAATGGTCTTGCGTCTAATGAAGCTTATCAGAGTGATCTTGAGTATCTCAAgaaaaag GTTGATGCTGGAGCAGATTTGATTGTTACTCAGCTTTTCTATGATACTGATATATTCCTGAAATTTGTGAGTGATTGTCGCCAAATTGGGATAAATTGTCCCATTGTTCCTGGAATTATGCCTATTAATAACTACAGAGGCTTCTTGCGTATGACTGGTTTCTGCAAGACTAAG ATACCAGTTGAGGTCATGGCTGCCTTGGAGCCTATCAAGGATAATGAAGAAGCTGTGAAAGCCTATGGTATTCACCTTGGAACTGAGATGTGTAAAAAGATGTTGGCTCATGGAATCAAGTCTCTTCATCTCTACACTCTGAACATGGAGAAGTCAGCTCTGGCAATATTGATG AATCTTGGTATGATTGATGAGTCCAAAATTTCTCGCTCTTTACCATGGAGGCGCCCTGCAAATGTTTTCCGTACTAAAGAAGATGTGCGCCCCATTTTCTG GGCAAACCGTCCAAAGAGCTACATTTCCAGAACCAAGGGCTGGGAAGACTTCCCACAAGGTCGTTGGGGTGACTCACGTAGTGCTTCATATGGTGCACTCTCGGATCATCAG TTCTCACGTCCACGAGCACGTGACAAGAAGCTTCAACAAGAATGGGCTGTCCCACTGAAAAGTGTTGAAGATATTCAGGAG AAATTCAAGGAGCTCTGCCTTGGAAACCTAAAAAGCAGTCCCTGGTCTGAATTAGATGGACTCCAGCCAGAGACAAAGATAATAAACGAGCAACTGGTAAATATCAACTCCAAAGGCTTCTTGACCATCAATAGCCAGCCATCAGTCAATGCCGAGAGATCTGATTCCCCAACTGTTG GATGGGGAGGTCCTGTTGGATATGTATACCAAAAAGCTTATCTAGAGTTCTTCTGCTCAAAGGAGAAATTAGATGCAGTGGTGGAGAAATGCAAAGCTTTGCCATCGATTACTTTCATGGCCGTGAACAAAGGAGAAAACTGGGTATCCAACACCGCACAGTCTGATGTGAATGCAGTTACTTGGGGAGTTTTCCCGGCTAAGGAAATCATTCAACCAACCATTGTCGACCCCGCTAGCTTCAAAGTCTGGAAGGATGAAGCATTTGAGACTTGGTCTAGAAGCTGGGCTAACTTGTACCCTGAAGCCGACCCTTCCAGAAACTTGCTCGATGAG GTGAAGAACAGCTACTATTTGGTAAGCTTGGTGGAGAACGATTACATCAATGGTAACATATTCGCCGTCTTTGCTGATCTTTGA
- the LOC104782961 gene encoding uncharacterized protein LOC104782961 has product MAANSTRVSFFLVLVMTVATSSSVVSGGNGFSDLKISTHLKRLNRPALKSIQSPDGDIIDCVPITDQPAFSHPLLTNHTLQMWPSFNPASVFSESKVSSKTKNQHSRPIHQLWHVNGKCPENTVPIRRTTEQDLYRASAVENYGMKNQKSIPKPKKSLEPPNVLTQNGHQHAIMYVEDGVFYGAKAKINVWEPDVEMPNEFSLAQIWVLGGNFNSDLNSIEAGWQVSPQLYGDTRTRLFTYWTSDAYQGTGCYNLLCSGFVQINREIAMGGSISPLSNFGNSQYDITILIWKDPKEGHWWLQFGEKYIIGYWPASLFSYLSESASMIEWGGEVVNSQSEDGQHTTTQMGSGRFAEEGWGKASYFKNVQVVDGSNELRNPENLQVFTDQENCYNVKNGNGGSWGSYFYYGGPGRNPNCP; this is encoded by the exons ATGGCTGCTAACTCGACAAGGGTTAGTTTCTTCTTGGTTCTTGTAATGACGGTGGCGACTTCTTCTTCAGTTGTCTCCGGTGGAAATGGGTTTTCTGATCTTAAAATCAGTACACACCTGAAACGACTCAACAGACCAGCTCTCAAATCGattcag agtccAGATGGAGATATAATCGACTGTGTCCCAATCACTGACCAACCAGCTTTTTCTCATCCTCTGCTTACTAATCACACTCTCCAG ATGTGGCCAAGTTTCAACCCAGCTAGTGTATTTAGTGAGAGTAAAGTTTCATCTAAAACCAAGAATCAGCACTCTCGCCCTATACATCAGCTTTGGCATGTGAATGGTAAATGTCCAGAGAACACTGTTCCCATCAGAAGAACAACGGAACAAGATCTTTACAGAGCAAGTGCCGTCGAGAATTACGGTATGAAGAATCAGAAAAGTATCCCTAAACCTAAAAAATCTCTTGAGCCACCTAATGTCCTCACACAAAATGGTCATCag CACGCGATAATGTATGTGGAAGACGGGGTGTTCTATGGGGCTAAAGCAAAGATAAATGTGTGGGAACCGGATGTGGAAATGCCTAATGAGTTTAGCTTGGCTCAGATTTGGGTTTTGGGTGGAAACTTTAACTCTGATCTCAATAGCATTGAAGCTGGCTGGCag GTCAGCCCACAATTGTATGGTGATACTCGCACCAGACTCTTCACTTATTGGACT AGTGATGCATACCAAGGCACAGGCTGCTATAATCTTCTTTGCTCAGGGTTTGTTCAAATCAACAGAGAAATAGCAATGGGTGGATCAATATCTCCTTTGTCAAACTTTGGAAACTCTCAGTATGACATTACCATACTTATCTGGAAG GACCCAAAAGAAGGACATTGGTGGTTACAATTTGGAGAGAAGTACATAATCGGATACTGGCCAGCTTCACTCTTCTCTTACTTATCAGAAAGTGCATCGATGATCGAATGGGGAGGTGAAGTGGTTAACTCACAGTCCGAGGATGGACAACACACGACTACTCAGATGGGAAGTGGACGGTTTGCAGAGGAAGGTTGGGGCAAAGCGAGTTACTTCAAGAACGTTCAAGTAGTCGATGGATCAAATGAGTTGAGAAACCCTGAAAATCTTCAAGTCTTTACAGATCAAGAGAACTGTTACAATGTGAAAAACGGCAATGGAGGTTCTTGGGGAAGTTACTTCTACTATGGTGGTCCGGGCCGAAACCCTAATTGCCCTTAA
- the LOC109132727 gene encoding pre-mRNA-splicing factor CWC25 homolog, whose protein sequence is MRSFLKQRKSKKETTMALKFLNKKGWHTGTLRNIEKVWKAEQKHEAEQKTLEELRLQIQQEKERSELGEIKEQAGLVPKRQERVEFMYDSELLTVKENARSSGHGVSFQNQNQRATADASCVTTTTAKNKKQKQSVPGALFDDYKTKTHFANDSWRKSHSDPLLLIRQQELAARKSVKRKVRG, encoded by the exons ATGAGGAGTTTTTTGAAGCAGAGGAAGTCTAAGAAGGAAACAACAATGGCGTTGAAGTTTCTGAACAAGAAGGGATGGCATACGGGAACTCTCCGCAACATTGAGAAAGTATGGAAAGCTGAGCAGAAGCACGAAGCCGAGCAGAAAACGTTAGAGGAGCTTCGTCTCCAAATCCAACAAGAGAAGGAGCGTTCTGAGCTTGGCGAAATCAAGGAACAGGCCGGTCTCGTTCC GAAGAGGCAAGAGAGAGTGGAGTTCATGTATGATTCAGAATTATTAACAGTGAAAGAGAATGCCAGGAGTTCAGGACATGGTGTTTCGTTTCAGAATCAAAATCAGCGAGCCACAGCTGATGCTAGTTgtgttactactactactgctaAGAACAAGAAGCAGAAGCAGTCGGTTCCTGGTGCCTTATTTGATGATTATAAGACTAAGACACACTTCGCCAATGATTCTTGGCGCAAATCCCACTCCGACCCTTTGCTTCTCATCAGGCAGCAAGAGCTGGCAGCTCGCAAATCT GTGAAAAGAAAAGTGAGAGGATAA